The Sphingomonas sp. LY54 genome includes a region encoding these proteins:
- a CDS encoding cytochrome C oxidase subunit IV family protein, whose product MNHETAHPDAAAAAHAPPAATDHPTHPIGVYLKVWAYLFVLSAMSYAVDYFALQGVLRWVLILTFMALKAGLIVAIFMHMAWERMALVYAILVPPLALLTLVWLMWIESDYTFWTRILFFDGSG is encoded by the coding sequence ATGAACCACGAGACCGCTCACCCCGATGCCGCCGCCGCGGCCCATGCGCCGCCCGCGGCAACCGACCACCCGACCCACCCGATCGGCGTCTATCTCAAGGTCTGGGCCTATCTGTTCGTGCTGAGCGCGATGTCCTACGCGGTCGATTATTTCGCGCTGCAGGGCGTGCTGCGCTGGGTGCTGATCCTGACCTTCATGGCGCTGAAAGCGGGGCTGATCGTGGCCATCTTCATGCACATGGCCTGGGAGCGCATGGCCTTGGTCTACGCCATTCTGGTGCCCCCGCTCGCCTTGCTCACCCTGGTCTGGCTGATGTGGATCGAATCCGATTACACCTTCTGGACCCGCATCCTATTCTTCGACGGGAGCGGCTGA
- a CDS encoding cytochrome c oxidase subunit II → MAVAVVIALLVLATIAFHMLSPWWMTPIASNWGSIDTALMITLWICAAAFVALNLFLAYSLYRYRARPGHTAHYEPENARLEKRLTLWTGLGIAGMLAPGLIAWNQYVTVPDDASVIEATGQQWQWGFRFPGQDGVLGTAAVAHINADNPFGLNPLDPYGKDDVLVETNELHMPIGKPVKMVLRSKDVLHDFYVPQFRAKMDLVPGIVTYFWVTPTRTGTFEILCAELCGVGHHAMRGTVVVESEADFNRWMGEQMTFGQLLAEAEGDKKVQLAQASAPRAGGR, encoded by the coding sequence ATGGCCGTCGCAGTCGTGATCGCCCTGCTGGTGCTGGCTACGATCGCCTTCCACATGCTCAGCCCCTGGTGGATGACGCCGATCGCGTCGAACTGGGGCTCGATCGACACCGCTTTGATGATCACGCTCTGGATCTGCGCCGCGGCTTTTGTCGCGCTGAACCTGTTCCTGGCATATTCGCTCTACCGCTACCGCGCCCGGCCCGGCCACACCGCCCATTACGAGCCCGAGAACGCCCGGCTCGAAAAGCGTCTCACCTTGTGGACCGGCCTCGGCATCGCCGGCATGCTCGCGCCCGGCCTGATCGCGTGGAACCAATATGTGACGGTACCCGACGACGCGTCGGTGATCGAGGCGACCGGCCAGCAATGGCAATGGGGCTTCCGCTTCCCCGGCCAGGACGGCGTGCTCGGCACCGCCGCCGTCGCCCATATCAACGCCGACAATCCGTTCGGCCTCAATCCGCTCGATCCCTATGGCAAGGATGACGTCCTCGTCGAAACCAACGAGCTGCACATGCCGATCGGCAAGCCGGTCAAGATGGTGCTCCGCTCCAAGGACGTGCTGCACGATTTTTACGTGCCGCAATTCCGCGCCAAGATGGATCTTGTTCCCGGCATAGTCACCTATTTCTGGGTGACTCCCACCCGGACCGGCACGTTCGAAATCCTCTGCGCGGAATTGTGCGGGGTCGGCCACCACGCGATGCGCGGCACCGTCGTCGTCGAGAGCGAGGCGGATTTCAATCGGTGGATGGGTGAGCAGATGACCTTCGGCCAACTCCTGGCAGAAGCGGAGGGCGACAAAAAGGTGCAACTCGCGCAGGCGAGCGCGCCGCGGGCGGGGGGACGCTGA
- a CDS encoding cytochrome c oxidase subunit 3 — MNLFGRLTEKSWETPGADPTADPALSRPSAASVGLRVFFGIVTMLFGLVTMAYVMRMGTVAMEHGPVSDWRPMPDPPLLWINSAILILSGLAWEAARAGARIGRGLLLFAGVVAAGLLALLFLAGQLALWAQYAARGYYAAANPSYSFFYLITGLHGLHLLGGLYVWGRTVSRLLAGADAGAVRVTVDLCAAYWHFLLVIWLVMLGLLIST, encoded by the coding sequence ATGAATCTGTTCGGCCGCCTCACCGAAAAGAGTTGGGAGACGCCGGGCGCGGATCCGACGGCGGACCCCGCTCTCTCCCGTCCCTCGGCGGCGTCGGTCGGCCTCCGGGTCTTTTTCGGGATCGTGACCATGCTCTTCGGCCTCGTGACGATGGCCTATGTGATGCGGATGGGAACGGTCGCGATGGAGCATGGCCCGGTGAGCGACTGGCGGCCGATGCCGGACCCGCCCTTGCTCTGGATCAACAGCGCGATCCTGATCCTCTCGGGCCTCGCCTGGGAAGCGGCCCGCGCCGGCGCGCGGATCGGCCGCGGCCTCTTGCTGTTCGCCGGCGTGGTCGCGGCGGGGCTGCTCGCTCTTCTCTTCCTCGCCGGCCAGCTCGCGCTCTGGGCGCAATATGCCGCGCGCGGTTATTATGCCGCGGCCAACCCCTCTTATTCCTTTTTCTACCTGATCACCGGCCTGCACGGGCTTCACCTGCTCGGCGGCCTCTATGTCTGGGGACGGACGGTATCGCGCCTGCTCGCGGGCGCCGACGCCGGAGCGGTGCGCGTGACCGTCGATCTGTGCGCCGCATATTGGCATTTCCTGCTCGTCATCTGGCTGGTCATGCTGGGGCTGCTGATATCGACCTGA
- a CDS encoding cytochrome c family protein, with product MNRWQWTQTGAAVSAAMFVAGGSYWFAGQVMKPPYPEARAYTVEGVAPVDLAGLQRSWPSGLRRPGEPNELRGYMGSIEKAVLPIGAGAGPIAAAAPADLGTLLAAADPARGKGTAAVCGSCHTFDPDGANRVGPNLWAVVGRPVGGHRGFAYSPAIVRHGGAWDYATLDRYLAGPAKAIPGNKMAFNGIRNPRDRANLLAYLGTLNTTPAPYPPPQQAAGGAPAVTR from the coding sequence ATGAACCGGTGGCAATGGACCCAGACCGGCGCCGCTGTGAGCGCCGCCATGTTCGTCGCCGGCGGCAGCTACTGGTTCGCCGGCCAGGTGATGAAGCCGCCTTACCCGGAAGCGCGCGCCTATACGGTGGAAGGCGTGGCGCCGGTCGATCTCGCCGGTCTCCAGCGCAGCTGGCCGTCGGGGCTGCGGCGGCCCGGCGAGCCGAACGAATTGCGCGGTTACATGGGCTCGATCGAGAAAGCGGTGCTGCCGATCGGCGCCGGCGCCGGCCCGATCGCGGCCGCGGCGCCGGCCGATCTCGGCACCCTGCTCGCCGCCGCCGATCCCGCCCGCGGCAAGGGCACGGCGGCGGTCTGCGGCAGCTGCCACACGTTCGATCCCGACGGCGCCAACCGCGTCGGCCCCAATCTGTGGGCGGTGGTCGGGCGCCCGGTCGGCGGCCATCGCGGTTTCGCCTATTCGCCCGCGATCGTCCGCCATGGCGGAGCCTGGGACTATGCGACGCTCGACCGCTATCTGGCCGGCCCGGCCAAGGCGATCCCGGGCAACAAGATGGCGTTCAACGGCATCCGCAACCCGCGCGACCGCGCCAACCTCCTCGCCTATCTCGGCACGCTCAACACAACCCCGGCCCCCTATCCGCCGCCGCAACAAGCAGCCGGCGGCGCACCGGCGGTGACGCGGTGA
- a CDS encoding heme-copper oxidase subunit III family protein: MSTVIHQEEGAGPPEALRDFARDWAADQEVFRQVHWGKAMMWIFLLSDTFIFSCFLTSYMTMRSSVTVPWPNPSEVFALTIGGQSIPLILIAIMTFVLISSSGTMAMAVNFGYRRNRKVTAALMFATALLGATFVGMQAFEWTKLIHEGVRPWGNPMGAAQFGASFFMITGFHGLHVSAGVIMLLIVATKVLRGHYNRSGDYSAVEIAGLYWHFVDLVWVFIFAFFYLW; encoded by the coding sequence ATGTCGACCGTGATTCACCAGGAGGAAGGCGCCGGTCCGCCCGAGGCTCTGCGCGACTTCGCCCGCGACTGGGCCGCCGACCAGGAGGTGTTCCGGCAGGTCCACTGGGGCAAGGCCATGATGTGGATCTTCCTCCTGTCGGACACCTTCATCTTCTCCTGCTTCCTCACCTCGTACATGACCATGCGTTCGTCGGTGACCGTGCCCTGGCCCAATCCGAGCGAGGTGTTCGCGCTCACCATCGGCGGCCAGTCGATCCCCTTGATCCTGATCGCGATCATGACCTTCGTCCTCATCAGTTCGTCCGGCACGATGGCGATGGCGGTGAACTTCGGTTACCGGCGCAACCGCAAGGTCACCGCCGCCCTGATGTTCGCCACCGCCCTGCTCGGCGCGACCTTCGTCGGCATGCAGGCGTTCGAATGGACGAAGCTGATCCACGAGGGCGTGCGCCCATGGGGTAATCCGATGGGCGCAGCCCAGTTCGGCGCCTCCTTCTTCATGATCACCGGCTTCCACGGCCTCCACGTCTCGGCCGGCGTTATCATGCTGCTGATCGTCGCCACCAAGGTGCTGCGCGGCCATTACAACCGCAGCGGCGACTATAGCGCGGTCGAGATTGCCGGCCTCTACTGGCATTTCGTCGACCTCGTCTGGGTCTTCATCTTCGCCTTCTTCTACCTGTGGTGA
- the ggt gene encoding gamma-glutamyltransferase → MMILRRLALLPAVLASLALAACASVPERQPQPQPQSQIFVAAAHPLAAEAGMDVLRKGGSAVDAAVAVQAMLSLVEPQSSGLGGGAFLVHFDAAEGKVSVLDGRETAPAAATPDMFLGADGKPVSRATAMLSGRATGVPGVVAMLKKAHDEKGALPWAALFETTAQRAEQGFTVTKRLERFIHGDSPQAKAPDVTAYFRGARAGDTIRNPAYAAFVRRLAEEGSDAFYRGPTAERIVARTRTGPLPGSMTLADLAGYTPVAREPLCGTYRLLLVCTPPPPASGVGLLQMLAILERTDIADRGPNDPQAWFLFAEASRLMYADRDALVGDPAFVNVPVKAMLDPSYVAGRAALIGPAAGPAPRAGIAPTGADATQEPAGTSHFVVVDARGNAVSMTTTVESFFGSGRMVDGFFLNNQMTDFSLRPEGPNAIAPGKRPRSSMTPLIALDAQGRFAAALGSPGGNAILGYVGKTLVGLVDWDLSMQQAIALPNLVARGNAFNGEAAKMPPAVTSGLKARGITVVAGSGEDSGLHGVIRRGATLDGGADPRRDGVARAEAAQ, encoded by the coding sequence ATGATGATCCTTCGCCGCCTTGCGCTCCTCCCCGCTGTCCTCGCCTCCCTCGCCCTGGCCGCCTGTGCCAGCGTTCCGGAGCGCCAGCCGCAACCGCAGCCGCAATCCCAGATTTTCGTCGCGGCCGCGCATCCGCTCGCTGCCGAGGCCGGGATGGACGTGCTCCGCAAGGGCGGCAGCGCGGTCGACGCCGCGGTGGCGGTGCAGGCGATGCTGAGCCTGGTCGAGCCGCAAAGCTCGGGCCTCGGCGGCGGCGCATTCCTGGTCCATTTCGACGCGGCGGAGGGCAAGGTCAGCGTCCTCGACGGGCGGGAGACCGCGCCGGCGGCGGCGACGCCGGACATGTTCCTCGGCGCCGACGGCAAGCCGGTGTCGCGCGCGACCGCCATGCTTTCGGGCCGGGCGACGGGCGTCCCCGGCGTCGTCGCGATGCTCAAGAAGGCGCATGACGAGAAAGGCGCGCTCCCCTGGGCCGCTTTGTTCGAAACCACGGCGCAGCGGGCGGAGCAGGGCTTCACCGTCACCAAGCGGCTCGAGCGGTTCATCCACGGCGATTCCCCGCAGGCGAAAGCGCCCGACGTCACCGCTTATTTCAGGGGCGCCCGCGCCGGCGACACGATCCGCAATCCGGCCTACGCCGCCTTCGTCCGCCGTCTCGCCGAGGAGGGCTCCGACGCCTTCTATCGCGGCCCGACGGCCGAGCGGATCGTGGCACGGACCAGGACGGGGCCGCTGCCGGGCTCGATGACCTTGGCTGACCTTGCCGGCTACACGCCGGTGGCGCGCGAACCCCTGTGCGGCACCTACCGATTGCTGCTCGTCTGCACGCCGCCGCCGCCCGCGAGCGGTGTCGGGCTGCTCCAGATGCTCGCCATCCTCGAGCGTACCGACATCGCCGATCGCGGCCCGAACGATCCCCAGGCCTGGTTCCTGTTCGCCGAGGCGAGCCGGCTGATGTATGCCGACCGCGATGCGCTCGTCGGCGACCCTGCCTTCGTGAACGTGCCGGTCAAGGCAATGCTCGATCCTTCCTATGTCGCCGGTCGCGCCGCGCTGATCGGGCCTGCGGCCGGCCCCGCGCCGCGCGCCGGCATCGCGCCGACCGGCGCCGACGCCACCCAAGAGCCCGCCGGCACCTCGCATTTCGTGGTCGTCGATGCGCGCGGCAACGCGGTGTCGATGACGACCACCGTCGAATCCTTCTTCGGCTCCGGCCGGATGGTCGACGGTTTCTTCCTCAACAACCAGATGACCGATTTCTCGCTGCGCCCCGAGGGTCCGAACGCGATCGCGCCGGGCAAGCGCCCGCGCTCGTCGATGACGCCGCTGATCGCGCTCGATGCGCAAGGCCGCTTCGCCGCAGCGCTCGGCTCGCCCGGCGGCAATGCGATCCTCGGCTATGTCGGCAAGACGCTGGTCGGCCTGGTCGACTGGGACCTCTCGATGCAGCAGGCGATCGCGCTGCCGAACCTTGTGGCGCGCGGCAACGCTTTCAACGGCGAGGCCGCCAAGATGCCCCCCGCCGTGACCTCGGGCCTGAAGGCGCGCGGGATCACCGTCGTTGCCGGCAGCGGTGAGGATTCCGGCCTCCACGGCGTCATCCGCCGCGGCGCCACGCTCGACGGCGGCGCCGACCCGCGCCGCGACGGAGTGGCGCGGGCCGAAGCGGCGCAGTGA
- a CDS encoding cytochrome c oxidase subunit I, which produces MATATIADDLRPLHHPKSWIGKYVWSQDHKVIAIQYSLTAIAIGLVALVLSGLMRLQLGFPDTFDFIQPENYLQYVTMHGMIMVVYLLTALLLGGFGNYLIPLMVGARDMVFPFVNMLSYWFYLLAVLVLVASFFVPGGPTGAGWTLYPPQTILEGTPGHQYGIILMLASLAIFVVAFTMGGLNYVTTVLQARTKGMTLMRMPCSVWGIFVASIMGLLAFPALFVACIMMLLDRLVGTSFFMPAIASMGKELGYEGGSPILFQHLFWFFGHPEVYIVALPAFGIVSDLIAVHARKNIFGYRMMVWAIVIIGALSFFVWAHHMYVSGMNPYFGFFFATSTLIIAIPTAIKVYNWLLTLWRGDIHLTVPMLFAIGFLFTFIHGGLSGLFLGNVSVDVPLSDTFFVIGHFHMVMGVSPILVIFGAIYHWYPKITGRMWNDALAKIHFWVTFLGVYAIFLPMHYLGMLGVPRRYFALGETAFIPPSAHLANEWITIAALIVFAAQMLFFWNMTWSLFRGPRADPNPWGAASLEWQTPDTPPGHGNWGPTLPTVYRWAYDYSVPGADRDFTPQTQPPGGAGRYHAT; this is translated from the coding sequence ATGGCTACCGCAACGATCGCCGACGATCTCAGGCCCCTCCACCACCCCAAGAGCTGGATCGGCAAATATGTCTGGAGCCAGGACCATAAGGTCATCGCCATCCAATATTCGCTGACCGCGATCGCGATCGGGCTCGTCGCACTCGTCCTCTCCGGGCTGATGCGTCTCCAGCTCGGCTTCCCCGACACGTTCGACTTCATCCAACCCGAAAACTACCTCCAGTACGTGACCATGCACGGCATGATCATGGTCGTGTACCTGCTGACGGCGTTGCTCCTCGGCGGTTTCGGCAATTATCTGATCCCGCTGATGGTGGGCGCGCGGGACATGGTGTTCCCGTTCGTCAACATGCTGAGCTACTGGTTCTATCTGCTCGCGGTGCTGGTGCTGGTAGCGAGCTTCTTCGTGCCCGGCGGCCCGACCGGCGCGGGCTGGACGCTCTATCCCCCGCAGACCATCCTCGAGGGCACGCCGGGCCACCAATATGGCATCATCCTGATGCTGGCCTCGCTCGCCATCTTCGTCGTCGCCTTCACGATGGGCGGCCTCAATTACGTGACGACAGTCCTGCAGGCACGCACCAAGGGCATGACGCTGATGCGCATGCCCTGTTCCGTGTGGGGCATCTTCGTCGCCTCGATCATGGGCCTGCTCGCATTCCCGGCCTTATTCGTCGCCTGCATCATGATGCTGCTCGACCGTCTCGTCGGCACCAGCTTCTTCATGCCCGCGATCGCCTCGATGGGGAAGGAGTTGGGCTATGAGGGCGGCTCGCCGATCCTCTTCCAGCACCTGTTCTGGTTCTTCGGCCACCCCGAAGTCTATATCGTCGCCTTGCCCGCCTTCGGCATCGTCTCGGACCTGATCGCGGTCCACGCCCGCAAGAACATCTTCGGCTACCGGATGATGGTCTGGGCGATCGTGATCATCGGCGCCTTGAGCTTCTTCGTCTGGGCGCACCACATGTACGTTTCCGGCATGAACCCCTATTTCGGATTCTTCTTCGCAACCTCGACCCTGATCATCGCCATCCCGACCGCGATCAAGGTCTACAATTGGCTGCTGACCCTGTGGCGCGGCGACATCCACCTCACCGTGCCGATGCTGTTCGCCATCGGCTTCCTGTTCACCTTCATCCACGGCGGCCTCTCCGGCCTGTTCCTCGGCAATGTCAGCGTCGACGTGCCGCTTTCCGACACCTTCTTCGTGATCGGCCATTTCCACATGGTGATGGGGGTCTCGCCGATCCTGGTCATCTTCGGCGCGATCTACCATTGGTATCCGAAGATCACCGGCCGGATGTGGAACGACGCGCTCGCCAAGATCCATTTCTGGGTCACCTTCCTCGGCGTCTACGCGATCTTCCTGCCGATGCATTATCTCGGCATGCTGGGCGTGCCGCGGCGCTATTTCGCGCTCGGCGAAACCGCCTTCATCCCGCCTTCGGCCCATCTTGCCAACGAATGGATCACGATCGCGGCGCTGATCGTGTTCGCGGCGCAGATGCTGTTCTTTTGGAACATGACCTGGAGCCTCTTCCGCGGCCCCAGGGCCGATCCCAATCCGTGGGGCGCGGCCTCGCTCGAATGGCAGACGCCCGACACGCCGCCCGGCCACGGCAATTGGGGTCCCACGCTGCCGACCGTCTACCGCTGGGCCTATGATTACAGCGTCCCCGGCGCGGACAGGGATTTCACGCCGCAGACCCAGCCGCCAGGCGGCGCCGGGCGGTACCACGCGACATGA
- a CDS encoding heme-binding protein encodes MTVRPLLGLWICCLGLVGSPAPAQQMAAQYGAPVSLNQAREIVTRARQAAAERRFSMAFAIVEPGGQLVLFEKMDGTQYGSELVAQEKAKSAARFKRPTKAFSDAVAGGRTAVLSLPGAIAIEGGVPIVIQGRIVGALGVSGGTSEQDGKIAAAALRAPGK; translated from the coding sequence ATGACAGTGCGACCTTTGCTCGGCCTCTGGATTTGCTGCCTCGGCCTTGTCGGATCCCCGGCGCCCGCCCAGCAGATGGCGGCCCAATATGGAGCGCCGGTCTCGCTGAATCAGGCGCGGGAGATCGTCACCCGCGCGCGCCAGGCCGCGGCCGAGCGGCGGTTCAGCATGGCGTTCGCGATCGTCGAGCCGGGCGGGCAGCTCGTCCTGTTCGAGAAGATGGACGGCACCCAATATGGCTCGGAACTCGTCGCCCAGGAGAAGGCCAAGTCGGCCGCCCGGTTCAAGCGGCCGACCAAAGCCTTTTCGGATGCCGTGGCCGGCGGGCGCACCGCGGTTTTGAGCCTTCCGGGAGCCATAGCGATCGAAGGCGGTGTCCCGATCGTGATCCAGGGCCGCATCGTCGGAGCGCTTGGCGTGAGCGGCGGAACATCCGAACAGGACGGAAAGATCGCTGCAGCCGCCCTGCGGGCGCCTGGAAAGTAA
- the groL gene encoding chaperonin GroEL (60 kDa chaperone family; promotes refolding of misfolded polypeptides especially under stressful conditions; forms two stacked rings of heptamers to form a barrel-shaped 14mer; ends can be capped by GroES; misfolded proteins enter the barrel where they are refolded when GroES binds) gives MAPKDVKFSRDARESVIRGVDILANAVKVTLGPKGRNVVVGTSFGAPRITKDGVTVAKEIELPDNFENMGAQMLRTVASRTHDHAGDGTTTATVLAQAIAREGMKSVEAGVNPMDLKRGIDLAVLKVVEDLKAQSRPVSTNAEIAQIGVISANGDTIVGEKIAEAMDKVGKEGVITVEEAKGIAFELEIVDGLQFDRGFLSPYFITNAEKMQVEFSDPYILLHEKKLSNLQAMLPILEAVAQSGRPLLIVAEDIEGEALATLVVNKLRGGLKVAAVKAPGFGDRRKAVLEDMAILTRGQVVTDDLGIKLETVTLEMLGTASRVTIDKDKTTVVGGAGAPEAIKARVDSIRGEIERSDSEYDMEKLQERLAKLAGGVAIIKVGGSSELEVTERTDRVDDALSATRAAVEEGIVPGGGTALLYASKALDGLTGGNDEQTRGIDIVRRALRWPLRQIAENAGFDGAVVAGRLLDQESRTFGFNAQTGVYEDLVGSGVIDPTKVVRSALQDAASVAGLLITTEAAIAELQDDAPAHQAL, from the coding sequence ATGGCGCCAAAAGACGTGAAATTCTCCCGCGATGCGCGCGAAAGCGTCATTCGCGGCGTCGACATCCTGGCCAATGCGGTGAAGGTGACGCTCGGTCCCAAGGGACGAAACGTCGTCGTCGGCACCAGCTTCGGCGCGCCGCGCATCACCAAGGACGGCGTCACCGTCGCCAAGGAGATCGAACTCCCCGACAATTTCGAGAATATGGGCGCGCAGATGCTGCGCACCGTGGCGTCCCGGACGCACGATCATGCCGGTGACGGCACCACCACTGCCACCGTGCTCGCCCAAGCGATCGCCCGCGAAGGGATGAAGTCGGTCGAGGCCGGCGTGAACCCGATGGACCTCAAGCGCGGGATCGATCTTGCCGTTCTCAAGGTGGTCGAAGACCTGAAGGCGCAGTCGAGGCCCGTCTCGACCAACGCGGAGATCGCCCAGATCGGCGTCATTTCTGCCAACGGCGACACCATCGTCGGCGAGAAGATCGCCGAGGCGATGGACAAGGTCGGCAAGGAAGGCGTGATCACCGTCGAGGAGGCCAAGGGCATCGCATTCGAACTGGAGATCGTCGACGGCCTCCAATTCGATCGCGGCTTCCTCAGCCCCTATTTCATCACCAACGCGGAAAAGATGCAGGTCGAGTTCTCCGACCCCTACATCCTGCTGCACGAGAAGAAGCTGTCGAACCTGCAGGCGATGCTCCCCATCCTGGAAGCGGTCGCGCAATCGGGTCGCCCGCTGCTGATCGTTGCCGAGGACATCGAGGGCGAGGCTCTCGCCACCCTCGTCGTCAACAAGCTGCGCGGCGGGCTCAAGGTCGCGGCCGTGAAGGCGCCGGGCTTCGGCGATCGCCGCAAGGCGGTGCTCGAGGACATGGCCATCCTGACGCGCGGCCAGGTGGTCACGGACGACCTCGGCATCAAGCTCGAGACGGTGACGCTTGAAATGCTGGGCACCGCGAGCCGGGTCACGATCGACAAGGACAAGACGACCGTCGTCGGCGGCGCCGGCGCGCCGGAGGCGATCAAGGCCCGGGTCGATTCCATCCGCGGCGAGATCGAGCGCTCGGACAGCGAATATGACATGGAGAAGCTCCAGGAGCGTCTTGCCAAGCTCGCCGGCGGCGTCGCGATCATCAAGGTCGGCGGCTCGTCCGAACTCGAGGTGACGGAACGCACGGACCGCGTCGACGACGCGCTCAGCGCGACCCGCGCGGCGGTCGAGGAGGGGATCGTTCCTGGCGGCGGCACCGCGCTTCTCTATGCGTCGAAGGCCCTCGACGGGCTGACAGGAGGCAATGACGAACAGACTCGCGGCATCGACATCGTCCGCCGCGCGCTGCGGTGGCCGCTGCGCCAGATCGCGGAAAATGCCGGCTTCGATGGGGCGGTGGTCGCCGGCCGATTGTTGGACCAGGAGAGCCGGACCTTCGGTTTCAATGCGCAGACGGGGGTCTATGAGGATCTGGTCGGCTCAGGGGTCATCGATCCCACCAAGGTCGTCCGCTCGGCGCTGCAGGACGCGGCGTCGGTGGCGGGTCTGCTCATCACGACCGAGGCGGCCATCGCCGAATTGCAGGACGACGCGCCCGCGCATCAAGCGCTCTGA